In Euphorbia lathyris chromosome 10, ddEupLath1.1, whole genome shotgun sequence, the DNA window GTTAAGTCTGGTTATAAAGTTGCTCTTAGTGGGCTACAAGTTAGTTCTACATTGGCTTCTTCGTCTGTGGGTGCTGATGCCTTTTGGTGTTCTCTTTGGAAAATAAAAGCTCCATCAAAGTTTATTCATACTATGTGGAATGCAGCAAAGAATGTTTTGCCTTGTCTAAAGAATCTTAGTCGGAAAGGTGTTCATGTAATTGAATATTGTTGTTTCTGTGGATCACAAGTTGAATCTTTAATTCATCTGTTCAGGGAGTGTTCAGGAACAAAATCTTATTGGAAACAAGCGAATCTGATGTATCCTGTTTATAAGATTGCAGGCTTGTGTTGTTTGGAGTGGTTTGCAGCTGTTATGAAAAAATTACCCAGGAAAGAGTTTGCTTATTTTTGTGGTTTAATCCACTTTATCTGGTTTGACAGAAATCAATTGATACATGGAAAAAAACCTTTGGGTGAGTTGCAGAGTGTGCGAATGGTTCGGGAGTTAATTGATGGGTTTTCTATTGTGTCTTGCGGGTTGAGTAATAGAAATGATTATGGGATAAATTTATCAGCTAATGACCCAaatatttcttttgctgtgagTTTGGCTTGTGGAGGGTTGAGTATGAATTTCCAGGAATCAAGACAAAGGAATTTAATCCATTCAATTTGGTATGATGGGGAGCAGACTAATTATGATGTAAATGATGTTGTATCTATGGCTGGTGGATGTGTTGGAATTATTAATGGTGTTAATAATGGAAAGTGGGAGAGGCTTAATGTTGGTGGAGCTTACAACTTGGCTGCACAGCAAAATCAAcaagaaattaatagttttttttgttacagGTGCTGTACCATTAGGCTGCGAATTTTATCAACAGTCAGATTTGAGTTTTTTCAACTATCAGCAGGGTGCAGAGCGGACGCAGGAAGGATTAATTATAGCTGCAAATCATTTTGAACTGGAACAGGGTCGTGATAGCCGAGCTGAATGTGTGTGGGTGCCTCCGGATTCAATTCAATACAAAATGAATTGTAATGCGTCATTCATGTTAGATCGTCTGATGCCTTTTTTGGCATGGTAATTAGAGACTCCAATGGGATGGTTTCATTGTCAGGAGGTGGTCCAATTGGTTATTCGTTGTCGACTTTACACGCGGAACTATTAGCAATTCTCTTCTCTTTAAGAATAGCTCGTGATTGTGGATATCGAACATTATTGGTTGCATCTGATTCACTTTCggcaattcaattgcttaaaatCCCACAAAAATTGACAAATTGGCTAGGAGTTATTGTTGGTGATGTGCTTGAGATGGCCTGTTATTTTGAGTCTATTGAATTTGTGTATGAGAGGCGCCAAGCGAATACTGTTGCACATAATTTAGCAGCTTGGGCTCGTTCTCTTGATCATTTGGAAATTCTTATTGAAGATTTCCCAGTTTGTGTTTTGTCTTGTATTATGAATGATCGTAATTTCTGTTCTTGTTAATACAAGCTCTTTgttgttaataaaaaaaaaaaattgatataaaccagtaacaattttaatttattttttgagtGACGAGGATTTCTCATCATAGGATGGGGCGAATAAATTTCCGAATGTTTTTCGGGATTTTTCAAAAATCTATTAACAGTAAGATTCTCAAAGGATGTGATGTGATGTCTAATGAACCTTGAACCGGTAAATATTACAATAAATAATTGTTTATTTAGGAATAAAGTATTAAAATAGGCCTAAGTTTTTAAGGAAGAATCAATTTAGGCtctacgtataaaatagcatcaatgtagacttaacgtttaaaaaagagtaccaaTTTATGCTTCTATAACGAAGCGTAAACGTCATTCATTTTATTCCGTTAAGCTCGATCAATTGTACGTGAAGAGAACTTAACGAAATAATATGAATGATATGTCATATTTCGTTATCGGtccctaaattgatacttttttaaaCGCTAAACCTATATTAATACTATTTTATACGGAAAACTCAAATTGATACTTTTCAAAAACCGTTAGGCGTGTTTTGGTAGCTTATCCAACTATGTAGACATGTTAATTCATTGGTGGTCAGAATTGTTGTTGAGACCTGCAAATTTTGGATAGCACAGAACACAAAAtacaacccaacccaacccgtCTTCCTCTTTCTTCCCTGTGTTTCAATGCTCATTAACCACAAAAGAATCACAGGATTTCGTATTCCAATATTTTCATCTTCGAATTACAGGTTTTATTCAGAACAATCGTTAAACCCTCAACAGAATAATTCTCAAAACCCCCTAAAACCCTTATCTACACCACAGCTCAAAGCCCTTGTGCTCAATCAATTCTCCCATGGTAAGTTCTCCAACCTCGTCCAAAATGTCGTTGCATCTCCCTCTGTTCTCCTCGCTGCCGCCCACAATCTCATCCCTCGCCGCGAAAACGCCTCCACTACACTTGACTCGCACTTCTCCGTCGCCAAGCATTTTTCAATTGAGGAAATGGGTCGTGAAATTTCGGAGAATCGGTTGGATATTGCTTCTCATCTTCTCAAAATCGAAGGTAAAGGAGAGTCCTTAATTTTCCCCAATTTGAAACTCAAAGTTTTTATTGAAGCTATTAGGGTTGTGTTAGAGATTGTATACGATGATCGATTTGTTACATTTTCTTATGGTGGCCGTGTCAATATGGGTCGCCACACTGCTATTAGGTATCTCAAGAACTCGGTTAAAAACCCTAGCTGGTGGTTTAGCGTTTGCTTTGATCgtgctaagtttgattctagAAATGTAGATAAGTTATGTTTGATTATGGAAGAGAAAATTAAAGATAGGGTTTTAATTGATGTGATAAACAAGTTATTTGAATGTGGAGTTTTAAGAATTGAATTAGGTGGGTTTTATTTGGGGAAAGGGCTTCCTCAAGAATGTGGATTGTCTGCAATAATGCTTAACATTTATTTTAATGGATTTGATAAGGAGATTCAAGAAATGCGTCTTAGAATTAGAGATCAGAATCCGAAATTTGAACCAAATGTGAGTTCTAGTTCGTTTGTTAAGCCTGTGAACATCTATGCAGTTAGATACTTGGATGAGATATTGGTAGTTACTTCAGGTTCAAAGATGTTGACAATGGATTTGAAAAGTAATGTTTTGAAACTTTTGGAAGAGGAGTTGGAATTGAAGGTGGATAAAATTAAGACAGCTATTCATAGCGCTGTTACGGAGAAGATTGAGTTTTTAGGTATGGAATTGCAGGCTGTTCCTCCATCAGTTTTGCATCCTCCTATCTCTGAGAAAGCACTGAGAGCGagaaagaaatatattagacaAAAGGAAGTTAAGGCTTTCGAATTGAGAAATGCTCGGGAGCGGAATAGGAAGAAATTGGGTTTCAAATTATTGAGTCATGTTTTTAAGAAGTTGAAGCAGAGTAATGGTTTCAGATTTGATTTCCAAATTGAGAATGAAGTGCGAGAAATCTTTTCAACTTGGGCAGATGAAACGGTTCAAGAATTTTTGGGGTCCTTGGAAGAGCGTTTCAGTTGGCATCGAATGCTCACAGCAGGAGATTTCCTCTCATTGAGGCACATTAGAGCTCAATTACCCGAGGAGCTTGTCGATGCCTATGATAAGTTTCAGGAGCAAGCTCACAAGCATTTATCACCATTGAAGGCTATCAAGGAACTAGAGGAGGAAAAGCGTAGAgctgaagaagaggaagaacggAAGTATGCGGAGAGAACAGTTGAGGATTTAACAAGACTATCCATGAAAGTCTCTGCACCTATTGAACTTGTAAGGAAGGCTGTTAAGGTTGCCGGGTTTACAAACCACATGGGACGTCCTAGACCAATCAGCTTTCTCATTGCTCTAGAAGATGTCGATATAATCAAGTGGTACGCAGGAGTCGGGAGAAGATGGCTTGATTTCTTTTGCTGCTGCCACAACTTTAAGATGGTAAAAACTGTTGTAAGTTATCATCTTAGGTTCTCTTGTATTTTGACATTAGCTGAAAAGCACGAAGCAACAAAACTAGAGTCGATTAAGCATTACACGAAAGATT includes these proteins:
- the LOC136209445 gene encoding nuclear intron maturase 3, mitochondrial translates to MLINHKRITGFRIPIFSSSNYRFYSEQSLNPQQNNSQNPLKPLSTPQLKALVLNQFSHGKFSNLVQNVVASPSVLLAAAHNLIPRRENASTTLDSHFSVAKHFSIEEMGREISENRLDIASHLLKIEGKGESLIFPNLKLKVFIEAIRVVLEIVYDDRFVTFSYGGRVNMGRHTAIRYLKNSVKNPSWWFSVCFDRAKFDSRNVDKLCLIMEEKIKDRVLIDVINKLFECGVLRIELGGFYLGKGLPQECGLSAIMLNIYFNGFDKEIQEMRLRIRDQNPKFEPNVSSSSFVKPVNIYAVRYLDEILVVTSGSKMLTMDLKSNVLKLLEEELELKVDKIKTAIHSAVTEKIEFLGMELQAVPPSVLHPPISEKALRARKKYIRQKEVKAFELRNARERNRKKLGFKLLSHVFKKLKQSNGFRFDFQIENEVREIFSTWADETVQEFLGSLEERFSWHRMLTAGDFLSLRHIRAQLPEELVDAYDKFQEQAHKHLSPLKAIKELEEEKRRAEEEEERKYAERTVEDLTRLSMKVSAPIELVRKAVKVAGFTNHMGRPRPISFLIALEDVDIIKWYAGVGRRWLDFFCCCHNFKMVKTVVSYHLRFSCILTLAEKHEATKLESIKHYTKDLKVSDMNGIEEVYFPTEREVRMMGDKNLSDPKPVDGALSMALIRMAFDECSHSCIAHFCDRTDTIMYRLRLLKNIVSEKPFEGDQWIPGVSRIHECMDRTCFPLCSDHISDLYTGKITLQDIDCASFVNFE